One window from the genome of Yamadazyma tenuis chromosome 7, complete sequence encodes:
- the PHM7 gene encoding phosphate metabolism protein 7 (COG:S; EggNog:ENOG503NW23), producing the protein MAGSTSTQSTSSSVSAFISTLIPNLIIFAVFLLIFILLRKKQSRVYEPRTTVSTVSPNLKPDEAPRGLFSWLSHILGKPESFIIQQAGVDGYFFVRFLFGFASICFLGCCILWPILFPVNATHGKGRSGFDILSYSNVGNKWKVFAHVFLSWIYFGCVLFFMYREFVYYTTFRHVLQTTPYYGSLLSTRTLLLTEIPEILTEEAELRTYFPTATNIWYGRDMKELQKKVKERTKLAKKYEGALNKVVSKAVKLRLKLQKKNKPVPEPADDLNKYLKDGKKRPTHKLKFLIGEKVDTLNYGAEKLGELNKEIKKDQLESQSNTQLPSVFLEFPTQLELQKAYQAIPYNPDLKGTKRFSGIAPDDIIWENLDLTLWKRKLKKFIASTVLTLMIIFWAIPVAVVGAISNINNLTDKVHFLRFINNMPPKLMGIITGLLPVVALAVLMSLVPPFIKKMGKISGCITIQEVEGYCQAWFYAFQVVHVFLVTTVASAAASTVTSIVSNPKSAMDLLGQKIPPASNFYIAYFCLQGLGISSGLMAQVVALILAQFLGKILDSTPRAKWNRWNTLGQPGWSVIYPTYQLLGSIGIIYAIIAPLVLGFAFLTFVFIYAAYLYMLTYVMTPNIHDARGRNYPRALLQLFVGLYLAEICLIALFVFQKNWACVALESVAVAASAATHIYLKWKFLPLFDTVPISAIKYAKGDTTYQYPMYDQGTKEIKVEGENYWQGGNQLGLVDGDSSSDKPQTGAGAASTLPESDYSAKNEEENYGSFKKDLEAKPEENVLGKVNPAKGVSWLKRFFQPKTETFDLIRGIIPDAYFNYVTYNDDFIKHAYDDPSVQDDEPHIWVARDDLGLSEIEKNKALEHGVDVSDENTTFDAKGKISYTGPPPSYEEAIKV; encoded by the coding sequence ATGGCTGGCAGTACTAGTACACAGAGCACAAGCTCATCTGTGTCGGCTTTTATATCGACTTTGATCCCAAATTTGATCATTTTTGCCGTGTtcttgctcatcttcatccttttGAGAAAGAAACAATCCAGAGTTTATGAACCTAGAACTACCGTTAGCACTGTGTCTCCAAACTTAAAACCCGATGAAGCTCCAAGAGGATTGTTCAGTTGGTTGTCTCATATTTTGGGTAAGCCTGAATCATTTATCATTCAACAAGCAGGGGTTGATGGGTACTTTTTTGTTCGGTTCTTGTTTGGATTCGCCTCAATTTGCTTCTTAGGCTGCTGTATTTTATGGCCTATCTTGTTCCCAGTCAATGCTACCCACGGAAAGGGTAGATCTGGATTTGATATATTGTCTTACTCTAATGTTGGAAACAAGTGGAAGGTTTTTGCACATGTTTTTTTGAGTTGGATATACTTTGGATGTGTCCTTTTCTTTATGTACAGAGAATTCGTCTACTATACCACTTTCAGACACGTTTTGCAAACCACCCCTTATTATGGTTCGTTATTATCTACTAGAACTTTGTTATTGACTGAAATACCTGAGATATTGACTGAGGAGGCTGAATTGAGAACTTACTTTCCTACTGCTACCAATATTTGGTATGGTAGAGATATGAAGGAATTACAAAAGAAGGTCAAGGAAAGAACCAAATTAGCTAAGAAGTACGAGGGTGCTTTAAACAAAGTTGTAAGCAAAGCTGTTAAATTGAGATTGaagcttcaaaagaagaacaagccCGTGCCAGAGCCTGCagatgatttgaacaagtacttgaaggatgGTAAGAAGAGACCAACCCATaaattgaagtttttgattgGTGAAAAGGTTGATACTTTGAACTATGGTGCTGAAAAGTTGGGtgagttgaacaaggaaatcaagaaggatCAATTGGAGTCTCAAAGTAACACTCAATTACCTTCTGTTTTCCTCGAATTTCCCACTCAATTGGAATTGCAAAAGGCTTACCAAGCCATTCCTTACAATCCAGATTTAAAGGGGACTAAAAGATTCAGTGGCATTGCTCCAGATGACATTATTTGGGAaaatttggatttgactcTTTGGAAGAGAAAATTAAAGAAGTTCATTGCCTCTACTGTTTTaactttgatgataattTTTTGGGCAATTCCTGTGGCTGTTGTGGGTGCCATTTCGaatatcaacaacttgactgATAAGGTTCATTTCTTGAGGTTTATTAACAACATGCCACCCAAATTGATGGGTATTATCACTGGTCTTTTACCCGTTGTTGCTTTGGCCGTTTTGATGTCTTTAGTTCCACCTTTCATTAAGAAGATGGGTAAGATTTCTGGATGTATTACTATCCAAGAGGTAGAAGGTTATTGTCAAGCCTGGTTCTACGCTTTCCAGGTTGTTCATGTCTTCTTAGTTACAACTGTAGCCTCAGCAGCTGCTTCCACCGTTACTTCTATTGTTTCTAATCCAAAACTGGCTATGGACTTATTAGGTCAAAAGATTCCCCCAGCTTCAAACTTTTATATTGCTTACTTTTGTTTGCAAGGTCTTGGTATTTCCTCAGGTTTGATGGCTCAAGTTGTtgctttgattttggctCAATTTTTGGGTAAGATTTTAGATTCTACTCCAAGAGCTAAATGGAACAGATGGAACACATTGGGTCAACCAGGATGGTCTGTTATTTATCCAACATACCAGTTGTTGGGATCCATTGGAATTATTTATGCTATCATTGCTCCTTTGGTGTTGGGATTTGCTTTCCTCACGTTTGTGTTCATCTACGCTGCTTACCTTTACATGTTGACTTATGTTATGACACCTAACATTCATGATGCTAGAGGTAGAAATTACCCAAGGGCTTTGTTGCAATTGTTTGTTGGTCTTTACTTGGCTGAAATTTGTTTAATTGCTTTGTTTGTCTTCCAAAAGAACTGGGCATGTGTTGCTTTAGAGtctgttgctgttgctgcaTCCGCTGCTACTCACATTTACTTGAAATGGAAATTTTTGCCGTTGTTTGATACTGTTCCAATCTCTGCCATCAAATATGCTAAGGGTGATACAACCTACCAATATCCTATGTATGACCAAGGTACTAAGGAGATTAAggttgaaggtgaaaacTACTGGCAAGGAGGTAATCAGTTGGGATTGGTAGATGGAGATTCCAGTTCGGATAAACCTCAAactggtgctggtgctgcTTCTACTTTACCAGAATCCGACTATTCTGCTAAAaacgaagaagagaacTACGGatctttcaagaaagaCTTGGAGGCTAAACCTGAAGAGAATGTTTTAGGGAAAGTAAATCCAGCTAAAGGTGTTTCATGGCTCAAGAGATTTTTCCAACCAAAGACAGAGACTTTTGACCTTATTAGAGGTATCATACCAGATGCTTACTTCAACTATGTGACTTACAATGATGACTTTATTAAACATGCCTACGATGACCCAAGCGTTCAAGATGACGAACCTCACATTTGGGTTGCTAGAGATGATTTAGGATTGTCTGAGATTGAGAAGAACAAAGCTTTGGAGCATGGTGTGGATGTGAGTGACGAAAACACTACCTTTGATGCGAAGGGAAAGATCTCATACACCggtccaccaccttcataTGAGGAAGCGATCAAAGTCTAG